Proteins from one Gimesia maris genomic window:
- a CDS encoding sodium:solute symporter family transporter — MNAGLHPLDWVIIAIYAISTIFLGWYFSRGQEDTSEYFVGSGQMNPILIGVSLFATLLSTITYLSTPGEILGKGPVYLIKDLAMPFIFLIVGFVMIPVYMRQRVTSAYELLEEKLGLGIRLLGAIMFVSLRLIWMSLLVYLTAKAITTMLNVGEEWIPYIVLGTGLVAIIYTSLGGLRAVVITDLIQTILLFGGALLVIATITYHLGGFSWFPTQWDQHWDTQPFFSFDPATRVTYVGTFLSIMVWYVATACGDQVSVQRFMSTKDASAARKSLAVQLSVSVIVSLTLAMVGFALLGYFKEFPNEIPAGIDLKKDADKFFPHYIAYHLPVGISGCVVSAMFAAAMSSIDSGVNSITAVVMTDFLDRFDKSPRTEKGHVFTARLLAFGIGTIVVLSSSVMGSIPGNITAVTNKTANLLTTPIFCLFFFALFIPYSRPAGVIVGAILGTTTAVLIAFSGPIFMGPNEPDPISFQWIAPAAVTVNIASGCLVSYLIASFQHRKKLASN, encoded by the coding sequence TTGAATGCGGGACTACATCCCCTCGACTGGGTGATCATAGCCATCTATGCAATCTCAACGATCTTTTTGGGATGGTACTTCAGTCGAGGACAGGAAGATACGTCAGAATATTTTGTTGGTAGCGGGCAGATGAATCCCATATTAATTGGTGTCTCATTATTTGCCACTTTGCTCAGCACAATCACTTATCTCTCAACTCCTGGTGAGATCCTGGGAAAAGGGCCGGTATATCTGATTAAAGATCTCGCGATGCCTTTCATTTTTCTCATCGTAGGTTTTGTAATGATTCCAGTCTATATGAGACAGCGAGTCACCAGTGCCTATGAACTGCTTGAAGAAAAACTGGGGTTGGGAATTCGACTGCTCGGTGCAATTATGTTTGTCAGTTTGCGACTGATCTGGATGTCGTTGCTGGTTTATCTGACAGCGAAAGCGATTACCACCATGCTCAATGTTGGTGAAGAATGGATCCCGTATATCGTTTTGGGGACCGGTCTGGTTGCAATCATTTATACTTCACTGGGTGGATTGCGCGCAGTCGTGATAACGGATTTAATTCAGACGATTCTATTGTTTGGAGGCGCATTACTGGTCATTGCGACAATTACATATCATCTGGGTGGTTTCAGCTGGTTTCCAACTCAATGGGATCAACACTGGGACACTCAGCCGTTTTTCAGCTTCGATCCAGCGACGCGCGTGACATACGTGGGAACGTTTCTTTCGATAATGGTCTGGTATGTCGCGACTGCATGTGGCGACCAGGTTTCTGTACAACGTTTTATGTCTACCAAAGATGCGAGTGCTGCCAGAAAATCTCTGGCAGTTCAGTTAAGCGTTTCTGTTATAGTCTCATTAACCTTAGCAATGGTTGGCTTTGCTTTACTGGGTTACTTCAAAGAATTTCCAAATGAAATTCCCGCAGGAATCGATCTTAAAAAAGATGCTGACAAATTTTTCCCGCACTATATTGCCTATCATCTTCCGGTCGGCATATCTGGATGCGTGGTCTCAGCCATGTTTGCCGCCGCCATGTCCAGTATTGATTCCGGAGTAAACTCTATTACAGCAGTTGTTATGACAGACTTCCTGGATCGGTTTGACAAATCCCCACGGACAGAAAAGGGACACGTTTTCACTGCACGCCTGCTGGCATTTGGAATTGGTACTATCGTAGTTTTATCCAGCTCAGTGATGGGAAGTATCCCGGGAAATATAACAGCAGTCACGAACAAAACAGCGAATCTATTGACGACACCAATCTTTTGCCTGTTTTTCTTTGCATTATTCATCCCCTATTCCAGACCAGCAGGAGTCATCGTTGGTGCGATTCTGGGGACAACCACCGCAGTGTTGATTGCATTCTCCGGTCCAATCTTCATGGGACCGAACGAACCTGACCCCATCAGTTTTCAATGGATTGCTCCAGCAGCTGTCACAGTCAATATTGCCAGCGGGTGTCTGGTCAGTTATCTGATTGCCAGTTTTCAACACAGGAAGAAACTCGCCAGTAATTAA
- a CDS encoding phage portal protein: MWNPLKQLTARFKSNQFAVALRAVLGAGQPGAWSSDHRRESDQYTGWNFVAIRAICLQAMQASVLVYDDSINGSKQKRIKDKVHNKNRYTQLKSLYAGEFGVAEPLSNEHPICKILKHPNPTQSGASFRYERVLQLQLTGTSIVWNVPNQFGKTVQRYVIPTAIATPVPPSHEFPEGGYKIQAPSLRYVSEPYSSSFAETSMFYQVVGNVIPISQLQISRWPHPVYKDDGQSPVSAGARWVDSANQIDSARWAQMNNGADPSIVVTCGKDMNPTREELEAAAAMFEQKYGGTENTGKAIFTTGEQVVSLTATPREMDYNSSFTQFRDAILALHGVPGIAAGISDGGSYAAFYASLKQFICLTVQPILDLLAEDDTEHLAPQFGKNLTVEIEASHIDDPDLLEKRLATDIRAKIIKVDEMRAIRGLPPLGPERGGDKLVSQNDSKFQPTEEGDKQDFDAGTPGLQKVNLSKNNGKTGEIF; encoded by the coding sequence ATGTGGAATCCTTTGAAACAGCTTACAGCACGCTTTAAATCAAATCAGTTTGCAGTTGCCTTACGTGCAGTTCTAGGGGCGGGGCAACCGGGAGCCTGGAGTAGTGATCATAGAAGGGAATCCGATCAATATACTGGATGGAATTTTGTGGCGATCCGTGCCATCTGTCTGCAAGCAATGCAGGCATCAGTATTAGTTTATGATGATTCAATTAATGGTTCCAAACAGAAAAGAATAAAAGACAAAGTTCACAATAAAAATCGATATACCCAACTCAAAAGTTTGTATGCCGGGGAGTTCGGTGTGGCAGAACCTCTCTCTAACGAACATCCGATATGTAAAATATTAAAACATCCCAACCCGACTCAATCTGGAGCCTCGTTTCGCTACGAAAGAGTATTACAGCTTCAACTGACAGGAACCAGCATTGTCTGGAATGTACCGAATCAGTTTGGAAAAACGGTTCAGAGATATGTTATTCCAACTGCGATCGCAACCCCAGTACCTCCCAGCCATGAATTTCCGGAAGGAGGCTATAAAATCCAGGCCCCCTCGCTCAGATATGTTAGTGAGCCGTATAGCAGTTCCTTTGCAGAAACGAGCATGTTTTATCAAGTTGTAGGAAATGTGATTCCAATTTCTCAACTCCAGATATCACGTTGGCCTCACCCGGTTTATAAAGATGATGGTCAGTCTCCAGTAAGTGCCGGGGCGAGATGGGTGGACTCGGCCAATCAGATTGATTCTGCTCGCTGGGCTCAAATGAATAATGGGGCAGATCCTTCGATAGTCGTAACCTGTGGCAAAGATATGAATCCGACTAGAGAAGAACTTGAAGCGGCGGCAGCGATGTTTGAGCAGAAGTATGGAGGAACAGAAAATACAGGGAAGGCCATTTTTACCACAGGAGAACAGGTCGTTTCTCTAACTGCGACTCCCAGGGAAATGGATTACAATTCTTCTTTCACACAATTCAGGGATGCAATACTTGCTCTGCATGGTGTCCCGGGAATTGCAGCCGGAATCTCGGACGGAGGTAGTTATGCTGCTTTTTATGCTAGCCTGAAACAGTTTATCTGTCTTACGGTTCAACCAATCCTGGACTTGTTAGCAGAGGATGATACCGAGCATCTGGCACCACAATTTGGAAAAAACCTGACTGTTGAAATTGAGGCATCTCACATTGATGACCCGGATTTGCTTGAAAAACGTCTGGCAACAGATATCCGCGCCAAAATAATCAAAGTCGATGAAATGCGTGCGATCAGGGGGCTGCCTCCTCTGGGACCAGAACGGGGAGGTGATAAACTGGTCAGTCAGAATGATTCAAAATTTCAGCCAACAGAGGAAGGTGACAAGCAGGATTTTGACGCAGGAACTCCCGGCCTTCAAAAAGTCAATCTTTCAAAGAATAATGGTAAAACCGGAGAGATTTTCTGA
- a CDS encoding alpha/beta hydrolase family protein encodes MKNILAYIFLGLILLPRDANCADEKVNIIPDVVYGHKYGMALTFDVFQPQNPNGAGVLFMVSGGWYSRWTEPQNMQGWFNPLLEEGFTVFCVRHGSSPKFKIPEVVEDVRRSVRFIRRHAEKYGVNQNQLGVWGGSAGGHLSLILGTTSDQGDPNATDPVLKNSDRVAAVAAYYPPTDIREFVDEKSTYYHRYPALQFEADLAGDFSPLLHVTPDDAPTLLIHGDQDELVPISHSNNIMKRFKEQKVPAELIVIKDAAHGFKGEDQNRARQAVVNWFKKYLLTP; translated from the coding sequence ATGAAAAACATACTGGCTTATATATTCCTGGGTCTGATTCTGCTCCCCAGAGACGCGAATTGTGCGGATGAAAAAGTTAACATCATTCCTGATGTTGTTTATGGTCACAAATATGGCATGGCACTGACCTTTGATGTTTTCCAACCCCAAAATCCCAATGGAGCGGGTGTATTATTCATGGTAAGTGGCGGCTGGTACTCGCGTTGGACAGAACCTCAAAACATGCAGGGTTGGTTTAACCCACTATTGGAAGAGGGCTTTACCGTCTTCTGTGTCAGGCATGGTAGTAGCCCAAAGTTTAAGATCCCGGAAGTCGTGGAAGACGTGCGTCGCAGTGTCCGATTCATTCGTCGGCACGCAGAGAAATATGGAGTTAATCAGAACCAGCTCGGAGTTTGGGGAGGAAGCGCGGGCGGGCATCTTTCTTTAATACTCGGAACAACTTCTGATCAAGGTGATCCTAATGCAACAGACCCGGTTTTAAAAAACAGTGATCGGGTAGCAGCAGTCGCTGCTTATTATCCGCCGACAGATATACGTGAATTTGTGGACGAAAAATCAACCTATTATCATCGATACCCAGCACTGCAGTTTGAAGCGGATCTGGCGGGTGATTTTTCACCACTGCTTCATGTGACTCCAGACGATGCTCCAACACTGCTCATACATGGAGACCAGGATGAGCTGGTCCCCATCAGCCACAGTAATAATATCATGAAACGGTTCAAGGAACAAAAAGTTCCAGCAGAACTTATCGTGATTAAGGATGCCGCGCACGGCTTTAAGGGTGAAGACCAAAATCGTGCGCGCCAGGCAGTTGTGAATTGGTTTAAGAAGTATTTATTGACCCCTTAA
- the asnS gene encoding asparagine--tRNA ligase has protein sequence MIRTKIKSALHTSQPGETIKVCGWVRTRRDSKSGFSFVELNDGSCMANLQIVLDQNVPNYEKLIKDLTTGSSLSVTGKVIESPGKNQRIEIHAEAFDLYGSADAETYPLQKKRHSFEFLREIAHLRPRTNTFGAITRVRNEAATAIHRFFQSRGFIYIQTPIITTSDCEGAGEMFQVTTLNLDRLAQVQTEIDFSQDFFGKRASLTVSGQLEAEIFATSIGDCYTFGPTFRAENSNTTRHLAEFWMIEPEMPFYDLQDNMALAESFVRDVISDVLENCAEDMVFFNQRIDKTTLETLRNITENEFIRISYTEAIEIVKSSGKKFDFPIEWGSDMQSEHERFLTEEHFKQPVIVYNYPKTIKPFYMRCNDDGKTVCAMDVLVPGVGEIIGGSQREERYDILIDRMKEGGLNPEDYWWYTDLRKYGTVPHSGFGLGFERLIQLITSMTNIRDCIPFPRTPKNAEF, from the coding sequence ATGATTCGAACAAAAATAAAGTCGGCTCTGCATACTTCTCAACCGGGAGAAACAATCAAAGTTTGTGGCTGGGTTCGTACGAGACGAGATTCCAAAAGTGGATTTTCTTTTGTTGAATTGAATGACGGCAGTTGTATGGCCAATCTACAGATTGTACTTGATCAAAATGTACCGAACTATGAAAAATTGATAAAAGATCTCACCACGGGTAGCAGCCTCTCGGTGACAGGAAAGGTGATAGAGTCACCAGGCAAAAACCAGAGAATTGAAATACATGCAGAGGCTTTCGATCTATACGGTTCTGCAGATGCCGAAACGTATCCGCTACAGAAAAAGCGTCATAGTTTCGAATTTTTGAGAGAAATTGCTCATTTGCGTCCACGCACAAATACTTTTGGAGCAATTACTAGAGTCAGAAATGAGGCAGCAACCGCCATTCATCGTTTCTTTCAGTCGCGGGGTTTTATCTATATCCAGACTCCAATCATTACGACCAGTGATTGTGAAGGAGCAGGCGAAATGTTTCAGGTAACAACTCTTAATTTAGATCGACTGGCTCAAGTCCAGACAGAGATCGATTTTTCACAGGACTTTTTTGGAAAACGGGCATCTCTGACAGTCTCTGGACAATTGGAGGCAGAAATCTTTGCGACATCCATTGGAGACTGTTACACGTTTGGTCCTACTTTTCGCGCTGAGAACTCAAATACGACTCGACATCTCGCCGAATTCTGGATGATTGAGCCCGAAATGCCTTTCTATGATTTACAGGATAATATGGCGCTAGCAGAGAGTTTTGTGAGAGACGTTATCAGTGATGTTCTGGAGAATTGCGCCGAGGATATGGTATTCTTCAATCAAAGGATCGACAAAACAACTCTTGAGACCTTGCGAAATATTACCGAAAACGAATTTATTCGCATCTCGTATACAGAAGCGATTGAGATAGTAAAGTCCAGTGGGAAAAAATTTGATTTTCCTATTGAATGGGGCAGTGATATGCAGTCTGAGCATGAACGGTTCCTGACGGAAGAACACTTTAAGCAGCCTGTGATTGTATATAATTATCCTAAGACAATTAAACCATTTTATATGCGTTGCAACGATGATGGCAAAACAGTGTGTGCAATGGATGTGCTCGTACCGGGAGTTGGAGAAATCATCGGCGGTAGTCAGCGGGAAGAACGCTATGATATCCTGATAGACAGAATGAAAGAAGGTGGCCTGAATCCGGAAGATTACTGGTGGTACACAGATCTAAGAAAGTATGGAACCGTACCACATTCAGGATTTGGGTTGGGATTTGAGCGACTCATTCAACTGATTACTTCAATGACAAATATCAGAGATTGCATACCGTTTCCCAGAACTCCGAAAAATGCGGAGTTTTAA
- a CDS encoding type II secretion system F family protein: MLKSDKPRMPKISIASLVDLNDELIAMIRAGIPLDQGLRNAAAHLNRDSKQFIEQLALKIEEGSSLEEAIQLGADKLPPSYISLLKSAIRMGKLPEALSAYTSFARSRMELRQEIGMALLYPGIVLVMAFFLSLFACFIIFPKLLVIHQMFDLQNTPLMELVSKFFSFYQSWFLIVPLLLLILIISWKASRFTFLGTREQNTSLSRSVFSIIAYGWIPGYQKLILEMNYSTFTKMVSILLSYHVPLHESLVLAAESTGNSKLITESKLLSAKLKHGSSLPDVVRNSDFYPSFIKKMLIKNVHQNHLVRIFSEMSRVYKTRVSNRIDWAKRIIPVSLLVLIAGGITACYAIIVFLPFIELLKMLGSPSL; this comes from the coding sequence ATGTTGAAATCCGACAAACCAAGAATGCCGAAAATATCGATTGCAAGTCTGGTGGATCTAAACGATGAACTGATTGCTATGATTCGAGCAGGGATACCACTTGACCAGGGTCTGCGAAATGCAGCCGCTCATTTAAACAGAGATTCAAAACAATTCATAGAACAACTGGCTCTTAAAATAGAAGAGGGTTCTTCGCTTGAAGAAGCCATCCAATTGGGTGCCGATAAACTTCCCCCTTCTTATATATCTCTTCTGAAATCAGCCATACGAATGGGAAAACTGCCGGAAGCTCTTTCAGCCTATACCTCATTTGCCAGATCGAGGATGGAACTACGTCAGGAAATTGGAATGGCCTTACTATATCCAGGCATAGTTCTGGTCATGGCTTTTTTTCTTTCGCTATTTGCCTGCTTCATCATTTTCCCGAAACTGCTTGTAATACATCAGATGTTCGATCTGCAAAATACTCCGTTAATGGAGTTGGTATCTAAATTCTTTAGCTTCTACCAAAGCTGGTTTCTAATTGTACCCTTACTATTGTTAATCTTAATTATCAGTTGGAAAGCAAGTCGCTTCACTTTCCTTGGTACTAGAGAACAAAATACATCATTATCAAGGAGTGTCTTTTCGATTATTGCATACGGTTGGATTCCCGGGTATCAGAAATTGATTCTGGAAATGAATTATTCAACTTTTACAAAAATGGTCAGCATCCTGCTTTCATATCATGTTCCTTTACATGAATCTCTGGTACTAGCCGCTGAATCTACCGGAAATTCAAAACTGATTACAGAATCAAAATTACTTTCTGCAAAATTGAAACATGGATCTTCACTACCAGATGTAGTACGAAACAGCGACTTTTATCCATCCTTTATAAAAAAAATGCTGATAAAGAATGTTCATCAAAATCATCTTGTCAGAATTTTTTCTGAGATGTCACGTGTTTATAAAACACGAGTATCAAATCGCATAGATTGGGCGAAGCGAATTATTCCAGTCTCTTTACTCGTTTTAATTGCAGGTGGTATTACAGCCTGTTACGCCATTATTGTATTTCTGCCTTTCATTGAATTATTAAAAATGCTGGGGAGTCCCTCACTATAA
- a CDS encoding type II secretion system F family protein gives MIDAENDESARIKLMEQGLKILRVDLLSSENDIDTRDSEHWEIEEFAEEQLSDFGKAAWSEESEFVSTLPKVSQPEIDGIPLSACLLTLAEETNSRQLSRIFQNIANDLEQGVIPEHSFDRHLKSIPHHLESLILAGAQTKHLESIIEDYIECQRYLKQSRHKILISLFYSGVLIAVSFLLFYFLMVKVVANFKSIFEGFGTELPSLTVLAFHISDVFSEYGLQMLGWFLLISIGIWFSFDLFRLQSTRRRVINKIPVFGGILCNTSNAQFCRMLATMTEARINLPDAIELSAKTTKDPNLIAGCQLLKSRAKEGLSLSQASSGISQFSKGFVHIFRWQDRPDIFIDSLRASSNIFQAKANMKTSSLVFMLQPIVLAGILIIVSFPIGAIYLPLIKLLNDLS, from the coding sequence GTGATCGATGCAGAGAATGATGAGTCTGCACGAATCAAACTGATGGAGCAAGGCTTAAAAATCCTGAGAGTTGATCTATTATCATCGGAGAACGATATCGATACCAGGGACTCAGAGCATTGGGAAATTGAAGAATTTGCAGAAGAACAACTTTCTGACTTTGGCAAGGCTGCCTGGAGTGAGGAATCAGAGTTTGTCAGCACTTTACCTAAAGTTTCTCAACCAGAAATTGATGGTATCCCACTCTCTGCCTGCCTGCTGACACTGGCTGAGGAGACGAATTCCCGGCAGTTATCTCGCATCTTCCAAAATATTGCCAATGACCTGGAGCAAGGCGTCATACCTGAACACAGTTTTGACAGACATTTGAAATCGATACCACACCATCTGGAATCACTGATCCTTGCGGGAGCACAGACGAAACACCTGGAATCGATCATCGAAGATTATATCGAATGCCAAAGGTACCTCAAACAATCCCGACATAAAATCCTCATCTCTCTATTTTATTCTGGAGTTTTAATTGCTGTTTCTTTTCTCCTGTTCTATTTTTTGATGGTTAAAGTGGTTGCAAACTTTAAATCAATATTTGAAGGCTTTGGAACCGAATTACCCAGTCTGACTGTTCTGGCTTTCCACATCTCAGATGTATTTTCAGAGTATGGCCTGCAGATGCTGGGTTGGTTTCTGCTGATTTCGATAGGAATCTGGTTCAGTTTTGACTTATTCAGATTACAGTCAACACGCAGAAGGGTGATAAATAAGATCCCAGTTTTCGGCGGAATACTCTGCAACACTTCAAATGCTCAATTCTGCCGCATGCTGGCAACAATGACAGAGGCAAGAATAAATCTTCCCGATGCGATCGAACTATCCGCAAAAACAACAAAAGACCCAAATCTGATTGCAGGTTGTCAGTTATTAAAAAGTAGAGCGAAAGAGGGCTTGAGTCTCTCACAGGCATCCTCGGGAATTTCTCAGTTTTCAAAAGGCTTTGTCCATATTTTTCGATGGCAGGATCGCCCGGACATATTCATCGATTCATTACGTGCCAGCAGTAATATATTCCAGGCCAAAGCAAATATGAAAACCAGCTCACTGGTTTTCATGCTTCAGCCAATCGTATTAGCTGGGATATTAATTATTGTCTCGTTCCCGATTGGAGCAATTTACTTACCGCTCATCAAGTTGCTCAATGATCTCTCATAA